A DNA window from Nerophis ophidion isolate RoL-2023_Sa linkage group LG13, RoL_Noph_v1.0, whole genome shotgun sequence contains the following coding sequences:
- the LOC133564576 gene encoding trichohyalin-like isoform X1, which translates to MTEPGVYKKAHSENQTTEASQQQQSGECLASDHSSNHDITERGEEQYVESHLESTASTSSLQIPEEHHDEEPTLSEEEIREFARDIGIEPDREQELMWLAKEAIVAGLPPGWLEREDETGNVYYHNCHKDTSIWEHPRKEYYCKLVLQERERMQRAAVDGANVMKTNKKKSKEKLEQKKMTNDIFKTQQNVCNIHVNPAEEITKANSKVDSTEYPQKKVSGRLHIEVREEEWRSENAMRVHADKNPPPPGTLVSKSLPCHEEQDVWLIQKTPIDLQTIETSECQLHPNSKSQTKHPEHSVENFKSLVEEHQKCEIQLEEERVAREEKRYRLEKEKRNLRQRNVENEKRSDEIDWKGDLAQLMREKELNLNLGENKVKKEDHEKVGDLDNQMEMGTCNHQEDMRKEEEAKCLLEKEKVRLFHKEQQGRAEEEVKKLNKEKEIGKHSFQNELKRKEEEAETLTVKEQSTNHKDIKREEEVEAEHFMREKERKQLYQVALKREEEDAERLKREKEARTCLRLKELRNEEEMEAKRLKKDMKLRLRFCMEELSRDEFKCLDQFKREKDKRIHSRQKELKREEQEEAEQLKKEQLLRIHVLQEELSKEEEEKREQLKKDREIRMRLRLEELKREEEEEVEQLKRERARRSRKEEEEAERFKESIMHLRRQKEMMEEQKQEIELLNREREKQIHLRREELKKEEEEHLKRLKAEKEARMCQHWEELVKEEEETRKQKEECIRAETEKKLRLYREQLSKEEEEEERRLKLEKEKIICLHQKELREKEEEEWEQLKAEKEARMCQRREQLRRVEEEEAKVLKQEETSLKTEAEQKIFHQKEHLKKEEAVEVERLKMDKEMRVHFRQEELRKEEEEEIARLKQEKETRMQQCSKDLFRKEDEDMMQWKEARIRCFQEELRREEEEQMERLKQEKQTRMHLYHEALLREEDKDVKRWKSEKEARIRCHQEDLRKEEEMINTKMGLWKEKLMREQEEAVQQLRAKMEMKLCQRREDLKKEEEVQAQRLKAEMEMRFQLRREELSKKERNVAEQLQREEAASFHIHKEKLRREEEEELEQLKTEKKLTMQHHKDELKREEQEEVEQLKKEKEAKIRCCLEELNKAEERKLDEMKREATKLKMEAETRMRLCKEALKKEEEKAVKEMKTENETRIRQRRERLKRDEQVEVKQMKADMQARIRLCKEELTREQEEAMQQLKTKKETHMHLCEKLRREEEEEIQQLKTKKETNINICKEELRREEVEMQQLKIKKETNIRLCKEELRREEEDMQQLKTKKETNINLCKEELKREEVEEMQQLKIKKEKNIHRCKEKLRREEEVEMEQLKNEKETNIHHCQEELRREEEEQIQQLKAKKEATIRLHQEELRKVAEEEVNQFKQNIEMRMRLCREELQREEDEVEMLKREEKKKKKEIELRVRLQQQELKKEEDESERLKTIKETRISLLLEKLRKEEQEEAQRLKEGIGKRMQLHQQQLMIEEEEQLECLKTEKETRMNLCLEKLRRDEEEEVQHRKSELEKRIRRHQQDIKREEEAEVERLKASKETRLSLYQEVVNQEERRELERLKEEKELRMHHHQENLWREEEEAAEQLKIEKGRRMLLQQELQREEEEKQEAEQLDRELYLKAEMERKICLLQEELRKEEEAQVECLKRETEKRIRLRKEEMRREEEEEVERLKREKIKKIRLRQEKLRREENVERLQSEKETRLRLRQGREKEKKRTHVRQEEVTKEEEVESLTRDKEKQSRLPEEDQTKEEETQKQKKEKEEQIDFCKEELSGKEQDTEQEKRDKERRAHPRQEKPRREDIMERLRGVKECRMRFPQEKQQREEVVDQKRKSPPQEKLIPEKVETDLLNMEIETKTYVHQDEPNREEEVSECLKPDNDNNNLFHQLNVSIEENEDANEDAFRSAMRKNEKEKCTCLHQEELREEEVETDRFKRDKERRTYGRQEELSREDQRQEELSREEEMEIQRLKKEKETRTLLLQQELRREEEEKALFFKKEKERRTLLRQEQLKKEEEEEAEYLKREKEKRLHLCQVDLMKKEEENRLNREKEKRTRLHQIELSKEEEEERFRREQELRLRLRHEELIKEEEEEAERLKMEKEKRMQLHLEELRKAEEEEAEKLKREKAKRMQLFQEELRREEEEERLRKQKETRLRLCLEELKRQEEEEMAQLKREKEKRMRLCQEKLRREEEEEVERLKRKKEKRMNLHQEDLRREEEEEVEQLKRKMCIFQLELRGDTEGNLERLREKRLRLQEIDMRGEEEEKKLKTEYRDRLRALRLRLMTWRKEEKVLLNKLSDQNEELTECDQEIDDEPFRLQTVDICIDRGSDQSTQIRQYFEHLRAEAEELQENQMFYSHEQLGDVKICDPIL; encoded by the exons ATGACCGAGCCAGGAGTGTATAAGAAAGCTCATTCTGAGAACCAAACTACTGAAGCATCCCAGCAACAG CAATCAGGAGAGTGTCTGGCTTCTGACCACTCTTCTAACCATGACATCACTGAGAGGGGGGAAGAGCAGTATGTCGAGAG CCACCTTGAGTCCACAGCAAGCACGAGTAGCCTACAGATCCCTGAGGAGCACCATGATGAAGAACCTACTCTTTCTGAAGAAG AGATTAGGGAATTTGCACGGGATATAGGCATTGAACCTGATAGAGAGCAAGAGCTTATGTGGCTTGCCAAGGAGGCAATTGTTGCTGGACTTCCTCCAGGATGGTTGGAGCG AGAAGATGAAACTGGGAATGTTTACTATCACAACTGCCACAAGGACACATCCATTTGGGAGCATCCCAGAAAGGAGTACTACTGTAAGCTGGTGCTTCAGGAGCGTGAGCGTATGCAGCGCGCAGCTGTGGATGGGGCCAATGTGATGAAGACGAACAAGAAGAAATCCAAAGAGAAACTTGAGCAAAAGAAAATGACCAATGACATATTCAAAACACAGCAA AATGTATGCAATATCCATGTGAATCCAGCAGAAGAGATTACAAAGGCCAATTCTAAAGTAGATAGTACTGAATACCCACAGAAAAAG GTGTCAGGAAGGCTGCATATTGAAGTGAGGGAAGAAGAGTGGCGATCAGAGAATGCAATGAG GGTCCATGCAGACAAAAATCCACCTCCACCTGGTACCTTAGTGTCCAAAAGTCTACCATGCCATGAGGAGCAAGATGTATGGCTGATACAAAAAACACCTATTGATCTACAAACAATAGAAACATCTGAATGTCAACTTCATCCTAATTCCAAATCCCAAACCAAACATCCGGAACACTCTGTAGAAAATTTTAAGAGCCTAGTGGAAGAACATCAGAAGTGTGAAATCCAGCTTGAAGAGGAGAGGGTAGCGAGGGAGGAAAAGAGGTACCGTTTGGAAAAAGAGAAGCGCAATCTGAGACAGAGAAACGTAGAGAACGAGAAAAGAAGTGATGAAATTGATTGGAAGGGGGATCTCGCACAGTTGATGAGAGAGAAAGAGCTTAACTTGAATCTTGGTGAAAACAAGGTAAAGAAAGAGGATCATGAGAAAGTGGGGGATTTAGATAATCAGATGGAAATGGGAACATGTAACCACCAGGAGGACATGAGGAAAGAAGAGGAGGCCAAGTGTTTGCTGGAGAAAGAGAAGGTAAGACTTTTCCACAAGGAACAACAAGGTAGAGCGGAAGAGGAGGTCAAGAAGTTGAATAAGGAAAAGGAAATTGGCAAACACAGCTTCCAGAATGAGCTGAAGAGAAAAGAAGAGGAGGCAGAAACTTTAACAGTCAAGGAGCAGTCAACAAACCACAAAGATATAAAGAGGGAGGAAGAGGTAGAGGCAGAGCACTTTATGAGGGAGAAGGAAAGAAAACAATTGTATCAGGTGGCGCTGAAAAGGGAAGAAGAGGATGCTGAGAGGTTGAAAAGAGAAAAAGAGGCGAGAACCTGTCTTCGACTGAAAGAGCTGAGAAATGAGGAAGAGATGGAGGCAAAGCGTTTAAAGAAGGATATGAAATTAAGACTACGTTTTTGTATGGAGGAACTGAGTAGAGATGAATTTAAATGTTTGGATCAATTCAAAAGGGAAAAGGATAAGAGAATACATTCACGCCAAAAGGAGCTGAAAAGAGAGGAGCAGGAGGAGGCAGAACAATTGAAGAAGGAGCAGCTGCTAAGGATACATGTCTTACAGGAGGAACTAAGCAAAGAGGAGGAGGAAAAGCGTGAGCAGTTGAAAAAAGACCGGGAGATAAGAATGCGCCTCCGACTGGAGGAGCTAAaaagagaggaagaggaggaggtagAACAGTTGAAGAGGGAGAGAGCAAGGAGGAGtaggaaggaggaagaggaggcagAAAGATTTAAAGAGTCCATAATGCATCTTCGTCGGCAGAAAGAGATGATGGAAGAGCAAAAACAGGAGATTGAGTTGTTGAACCGTGAAAGAGAGAAGCAGATACATCTCAGACGGGAGGagctaaaaaaagaagaagaagaacatttGAAACGGTTGAAGGCAGAGAAGGAGGCAAGAATGTGTCAGCACTGGGAAGAGCTggtgaaagaggaagaggaaacGCGAAAGCAAAAGGAAGAATGCATAAGAGCAGAGACTGAAAAGAAACTCCGTCTTTACAGGGAGCAGCTGAgtaaagaagaggaggaggaggaaaggcGGTTGAAACTGGAGAAAGAGAAAATAATTTGTCTTCACCAGAAGGAGCTGAgggaaaaggaagaagaagagtGGGAGCAGTTGAAAGCAGAAAAAGAGGCAAGAATGTGTCAGCGCCGGGAACAGCTGAGGAGAGTTGAAGAGGAGGAGGCTAAGGTGTTAAAGCAGGAGGAGACAAGCCTGAAAACAGAGGCTGAGCAGAAAATTTTCCACCAGAAGGAGCACCTAAAGAAAGAGGAAGCGGTGGAAGTAGAGCGGCTGAAGATGGACAAAGAGATGAGAGTGCATTTCCGCCAGGAGGAGCTaaggaaggaggaagaggaggagataGCCAGGTTGAAACAGGAAAAGGAGACTAGAATGCAGCAGTGTTCCAAGGACTTATTTCGAAAGGAAGACGAAGACATGATGCAGTGGAAGGAGGCAAGAATTCGCTGTTTCCAAGAAGAGCTGAGGCGAGAGGAAGAGGAGCAGATGGAGAGGCTGAAACAGGAGAAGCAGACTAGAATGCATCTCTACCATGAAGCCCTACTTCGAGAGGAGGATAAAGACGTGAAGCGGTGGAAGAGTGAGAAGGAAGCAAGAATTCGCTGTCACCAAGAAGATTTGAGGAAAGAGGAAGAAATGATCAATACAAAAATGGGCCTATGGAAGGAGAAGTTGATGAGAGAGCAAGAGGAGGCGGTGCAGCAGTTGAGGGCAAAGATGGAAATGAAATTGTGCCAACGTCGGGAGGATctgaagaaagaagaagaagtgcAGGCACAGCGCTTGAAGGCTGAGATGGAAATGAGATTTCAACTCCGCCGGGAGGAGTTAAGCAAAAAGGAAAGGAATGTGGCTGAGCAGTTACAGAGGGAGGAGGCGGCAAGTTTTCATATCCATAAAGAAAAGCTTAgaagagaagaagaggaagagttGGAACAGTTGAAAACGGAAAAGAAGTTGACAATGCAACACCACAAGGATGAGCTAAAGAGAGAGGAACAGGAGGAGGTTGAGCAgctgaagaaggagaaggaggcaAAAATACGCTGTTGTTTGGAAGAGTTAAACAAAGCAGAAGAAAGAAAGTTGGACGAAATGAAGAGGGAGGCAACTAAATTAAAGATGGAGGCGGAAACAAGAATGCGCCTCTGCAAAGAGGCGCTGAAAAAAGAGGAAGAGAAAGCAGTAAAGGAGATGAAGACTGAAAATGAAACGAGAATACGTCAACGCCGGGAAAGGTTGAAGAGAGATGAACAGGTGGAGGTGAAGCAAATGAAGGCAGATATGCAAGCAAGGATACGTCTTTGCAAGGAGGAGCTGACGAGAGAGCAAGaagaggcgatgcagcagttGAAAACTAAGAAGGAAACACATATGCATCTCTGCGAGAAACTGAGgagagaggaagaagaggagataCAGCAGTTGAAGACTAAGAAGgaaacaaatataaatatctgCAAGGAGGAACTGAGGAGAGAAGAAGTAGAGATGCAGCAGTTGAAGATTAAAAAGGAGACAAATATACGTCTTTGCAAGGAGGAACTGAGAAGAGAGGAAGAAGACATGCAGCAGTTAAAAACTAAGAAGGAAACAAATATAAATCTCTGCAAGGAGGAACTGAAGAGAGAAGAAGTAGAGGAGATGCAGCAGTTGAAGATTAAAAAGGAGAAAAATATACATCGCTGCAAGGAGAAACTGAGGAGAGAGGAAGAAGTGGAGATGGAGCAGTTGAAGAATGAGAAGGAAACAAATATCCATCACTGCCAGGAGGAACTGAGGAGAGAGGAAGAAGAGCAGATACAGCAGTTGAAGGCTAAAAAGGAAGCAACAATACGTCTCCACCAGGAGGAGCTGAGAAAAGTGGCTGAGGAGGAGGTGAATCAGTTCAAACAGAATATAGAGATGAGAATGCGCCTCTGCCGGGAGGAGTTACAGAGAGAGGAAGATGAGGTGGAGATGTTGaagagggaggagaagaagaaaaaaaaagagattgagCTGAGAGTGCGTCTTCAGCAGCAGGAGCTGAAGAAAGAAGAAGATGAGTCAGAGCGTTTAAAGACCATCAAGGAGACCAGAATAAGCCTCCTGTTGGAAAAGCTGCGCAAAGAAGAGCAGGAAGAGGCACAACGTTTAAAAGAGGGGATTGGAAAGAGAATGCAACTCCACCAGCAGCAGCTCATGATAGAGGAAGAAGAGCAGTTGGAGTGTTTAAAAACTGAAAAGGAGACAAGAATGAATCTCTGTCTAGAAAAGTTGCGCAGAGATGAAGAAGAGGAGGTGCAGCATAGAAAAAGTGAGCTCGAAAAGAGAATACGTCGCCACCAACAGGATATTAAGAGAGAGGAAGAAGCTGAAGTGGAGCGTTTGAAAGCATCAAAAGAAACAAGATTGAGCCTCTACCAGGAGGTGGTAAATCAAGAGGAACGTAGAGAGTTGGAGCGTTTGAAGGAGGAGAAGGAGTTAAGAATGCACCACCACCAAGAGAACCTGTGGAGAGAAGAAGAAGAGGCAGCGGAGCAGCTAAAGATTGAAAAGGGGAGGAGAATGCTTCTCCAGCAGGAGCTACAAAGAGAGGAGGAAGAGAAGCAGGAGGCGGAACAGCTTGATAGGGAGCTCTATTTGAAGGCAGAAATGGAGAGAAAAATCTGTCTGCTCCAGGAGGAGCTGAGAAAAGAAGAGGAGGCTCAAGTTGAGTGCTTAAAGAGGGAGACAGAGAAAAGAATACGTCTTCGAAAGGAAGAGATGAGgagggaggaagaagaagaggttGAGCGGTTAAAGCGGGAAAAAATTAAGAAGATACGACTACGGCAGGAAAAACTGAGGAGAGAAGAAAATGTAGAAAGGTTGCAAAGCGAAAAAGAGACCAGACTGCGTCTCCGTCAGGGCAGGGAGAAGGAGAAAAAGAGAACACATGTCCGTCAAGAGGAAGTGACCAAAGAGGAGGAGGTCGAATCACTAACAAGGGACAAGGAGAAACAGTCCCGTCTCCCCGAGGAAGATCAGACTAAAGAAGAAGAGACACAGaaacaaaagaaagaaaaggaGGAGCAAATCGATTTTTGCAAAGAAGAGCTTAGTGGAAAGGAACAGGACACTGAGCAGGAAAAGAGAGACAAAGAAAGGAGAGCACATCCACGTCAGGAGAAGCCACGGAGAGAAGATATTATGGAGCGCCTTAGAGGAGTAAAAGAATGCAGAATGCGTTTTCCTCAGGAGAAGCAACAGAGAGAAGAGGTGGTGGATCAGAAGAGAAAGTCTCCACCTCAGGAGAAACTGATTCCAGAGAAGGTGGAGACAGATTTGTTAAACATGGAAATAGAGACCAAAACATATGTACACCAAGACGAGCCTAACCGAGAGGAAGAGGTGTCAGAGTGTTTAAAGCCAGACAATGACAACAACAATCTTTTCCATCAGCTGAATGTGAGTATAGAGGAAAATGAGGACGCTAATGAGGATGCTTTTAGATCAGCAATGAGGAAGAATGAAAAAGAGAAGTGTACGTGTCTCCACCAGGAGGAACTAAGAGAAGAAGAGGTGGAGACAGATCGATTTAAGAGGGACAAAGAGCGAAGAACATATGGACGCCAAGAGGAACTAAGTAGAGAAGATCAACGTCAAGAGGAGCTGAGTAGAGAAGAGGAGATGGAGATTCAGCGGTTGAAAAAGGAGAAGGAGACAAGAACACTTCTCCTCCAGCAGGAACTGAGGAGGGAAGAAGAGGAGAAGGCACTGTTTTTTAAAAAGGAGAAAGAGAGACGAACACTACTACGACAAGAGCAGCTGaagaaagaggaagaggaggaggcggAGTACTTGAAGAGGGAAAAGGAAAAGAGACTGCATCTTTGCCAGGTGGACCTCATGAAAAAGGAAGAGGAGAACAGGTTGAACAGGGAGAAGGAAAAAAGAACACGTCTCCACCAGATAGAGCTAagtaaagaagaagaggaggagcggTTCAGGAGGGAGCAGGAGTTGAGACTGCGTCTTCGCCATGAGGAACTGAtcaaggaggaagaggaggaggcggAAAGGTTGAAAATGGAAAAGGAGAAGAGAATGCAATTACACCTAGAAGAGCTGAGGAAGGCAGAGGAGGAGGAAGCCGAAAAGTTAAAAAGGGAAAAAGCGAAACGAATGCAACTTTTTCAGGAAGAGTTGAggagagaggaagaggaggaacggTTGAGAAAGCAGAAGGAAACCAGGCTGCGCCTCTGCCTGGAAGAACTGAAGCGACAGGAAGAGGAGGAGATGGCGCAGCTAAAGAGGGAGAAGGAGAAGAGAATGCGCCTCTGTCAGGAAAAGTTAAGaagagaggaagaggaagaggtggAGAGGCTGAAGAGGAAGAAGGAGAAAAGAATGAATCTCCACCAGGAAGACCTCAGgagggaggaagaagaggaagtggAGCAATTGAAGAGGAAAATGTGCATCTTCCAGTTGGAATTGAGGGGCGATACTGAGGGAAATTTGGAGAGATTGAGAGAAAAGAGACTGCGTCTTCAAGAAATAGATATGAGGGGAGAAGAGGAAGAGAAGAAACTGAAGACAGAGTACAGGGATAGGCTCAG GGCGCTGCGACTGCGTCTCATGACATGGAGGAAAGAAGAGAAGGTTTTGTTGAACAAGTTATCTGACCAGAATGAAGAATTAACAGAATGTGACCAAGAGATAGACGACGAGCCATTCAG GCTCCAGACAGTGGACATATGCATTGACAGGGGATCAGACCAGTCTACTCAGATAAGGCAGTACTTTGAGCATCTGAGGGCGGAAGCAGAGGAGCTGCAGGAAAACCAGATGTTTTACAGTCACGAG CAGCTTGGAGATGTGAAGATTTGTGATCCGATCCTTTAA